The Bombus pascuorum chromosome 11, iyBomPasc1.1, whole genome shotgun sequence genome has a window encoding:
- the LOC132912009 gene encoding flagellar hook-length control protein-like, producing MFKLAVLAAVLAVATAAPGGLTGIIADHATGPITAPLVVSHAAALAPAAHVIAQPVAPIVRTAPIVTKSVLTAAPLPLLSAHGLH from the exons ATGTTCAAGTTG GCTGTTCTCGCCGCCGTCCTGGCTGTCGCTACCGCTGCCCCTGGTGGTCTCACTGGCATCATCGCTGACCACGCAACCGGCCCAATTACGGCTCCCTTGGTCGTCTCGCACGCGGCTGCTCTGGCACCAGCTGCCCACGTGATCGCCCAGCCTGTTGCCCCCATCGTCCGCACCGCTCCCATCGTCACCAAGTCCGTGCTGACCGCCGCACCCCTGCCCCTCCTTTCTGCGCACGGCTTGCATTAA